A single Bosea sp. PAMC 26642 DNA region contains:
- a CDS encoding cytochrome c, which yields MRAISAASRDGAAIAKADKPFDPTAARAVFATYRASSRKLATLFPEGSQSGNTRAAAAIWADRAGFTAAIAKFDADAAAGDAASTTLAGFRQAFEKATDNCAACHETYRVAR from the coding sequence ATGCGGGCGATCAGCGCCGCAAGCCGCGACGGGGCGGCGATCGCAAAAGCCGACAAGCCCTTCGATCCGACCGCCGCCCGCGCCGTCTTCGCGACCTATCGCGCATCGAGCCGCAAGCTCGCGACGCTGTTCCCAGAAGGGTCGCAGAGCGGCAACACGCGGGCTGCGGCGGCGATCTGGGCGGACCGGGCCGGTTTCACAGCGGCCATCGCGAAATTCGATGCGGACGCCGCCGCCGGAGATGCGGCCTCGACGACGCTGGCGGGTTTCCGCCAAGCGTTCGAGAAAGCGACGGACAATTGCGCTGCCTGCCATGAGACGTATCGCGTAGCCCGGTAA
- a CDS encoding urate hydroxylase PuuD: protein MLDAYLMEWGSQLLRWLHVITAIAWIGSSFFFIHLDASLRGAADIPAGEGGRAWQVHGGGFYEMRKYMVAPAVMPAELTWHKWQAYWTWISGFFLLVWVYYAQSELYLIDPAVMQLSPLAAGAIGIAALALGWLFYDWLCRSPLGRNDVVLGLLGFSYVVAASWAFASVFSGRGALIHTGALMATIMTANVFFNIMPGQRKVIAALTAGEKPDPKYGKAAKQRSTHNNYITLPVLFLMLSNHYPVTYANSAVIPALVALIIVAGALIRHFFNVRHADHAKSPWWTWAVALAALWLAFWLAMASSPGRRDRLGLAPLPERKPMLLAGLALPPVEVANIVSGRCAMCHAPEPSWPGLQIAPKGVLLHEPEFIAAQARAIRVQAVMTHAMPPNNLSGITPAERRVLAAWLSNTR from the coding sequence ATGCTCGACGCCTATCTGATGGAATGGGGGAGCCAGCTTTTGCGCTGGCTGCATGTGATCACCGCGATCGCCTGGATCGGCTCGTCCTTCTTCTTCATCCACCTCGATGCTTCGCTACGCGGCGCCGCCGACATCCCGGCCGGAGAGGGCGGGCGCGCCTGGCAGGTCCATGGCGGCGGGTTCTACGAGATGCGGAAATACATGGTCGCGCCGGCCGTGATGCCGGCCGAGCTGACCTGGCACAAATGGCAGGCCTACTGGACCTGGATCTCGGGCTTCTTCCTGCTTGTCTGGGTCTACTATGCGCAGTCGGAGCTCTATCTGATCGACCCGGCGGTGATGCAGCTTTCGCCGCTGGCGGCGGGCGCGATCGGCATTGCGGCGCTGGCGCTGGGCTGGCTGTTCTACGACTGGCTGTGCCGTTCGCCGCTGGGCCGCAACGACGTCGTGCTGGGCCTGCTCGGTTTCTCCTATGTCGTGGCGGCGAGCTGGGCTTTCGCGTCCGTGTTCTCGGGGCGCGGCGCGCTGATCCATACCGGCGCGCTGATGGCGACGATCATGACCGCCAACGTGTTCTTCAACATCATGCCGGGCCAGCGCAAGGTGATCGCCGCACTGACGGCCGGCGAAAAGCCCGATCCGAAATACGGCAAGGCGGCCAAGCAGCGCTCGACGCACAACAACTACATCACCCTGCCGGTGCTGTTCCTGATGTTGTCGAACCACTACCCCGTGACCTATGCCAATTCGGCGGTGATCCCGGCGCTGGTGGCGCTGATCATCGTGGCCGGCGCGCTGATCCGGCACTTCTTCAACGTCCGCCATGCCGACCATGCGAAATCGCCGTGGTGGACCTGGGCTGTCGCGCTCGCAGCGCTGTGGCTCGCCTTCTGGCTCGCCATGGCGTCTTCGCCGGGTAGGCGCGACCGGCTCGGGCTTGCCCCGCTGCCGGAGCGCAAGCCGATGCTGCTGGCCGGGCTGGCGCTGCCGCCGGTCGAGGTCGCCAACATCGTGTCGGGGCGCTGCGCCATGTGCCATGCGCCCGAGCCGAGCTGGCCGGGCCTGCAGATCGCGCCGAAAGGCGTACTGCTGCACGAGCCGGAATTCATCGCGGCGCAGGCACGCGCGATCCGGGTCCAGGCGGTCATGACCCATGCGATGCCGCCCAATAATCTCTCCGGCATCACGCCGGCCGAGCGGCGCGTGCTGGCGGCCTGGTTGTCGAATACCCGCTGA
- a CDS encoding c-type cytochrome: protein MRRLLITLAIFAALGLAGFVVLTDPRVVSPSPEIGTLPAPDIENGKLLFAAGGCSSCHATPGQDDRLRLGGGLELGSPFGKFHAPNISPHTRDGIGNWGVKDFVDAMATGTSPSGQHYYPAFPYTSYRLMPPKALADLFAYIRTLAPLEGRAKDHELRFPFNIRRVVGGWKLLFFDGASFKPDPGKSEEWNRGAYLVNGPGHCAECHSNRNALGAIVQATRFAGGPDPEGKGWVPNITQAESGLSKWSKSEIAELLKTGLTPSFDSVGGTMAAVVRNMAQLSDADRLAMAEYLKSLPAVQGLVRPAKTGS from the coding sequence ATGCGCCGACTGCTGATCACGCTCGCTATCTTCGCCGCGCTGGGACTTGCCGGCTTCGTCGTGCTGACCGATCCGCGCGTGGTCTCGCCTTCGCCGGAGATCGGCACGCTGCCGGCCCCCGACATCGAGAACGGCAAGCTGCTCTTCGCGGCGGGCGGCTGTTCGTCCTGTCATGCCACCCCGGGCCAGGACGACAGGCTCAGGCTCGGCGGCGGGCTCGAACTCGGCTCGCCCTTCGGCAAGTTCCATGCTCCCAACATCTCACCGCACACCCGCGACGGCATCGGCAACTGGGGCGTGAAGGATTTCGTCGATGCGATGGCGACAGGGACCTCCCCGTCCGGCCAGCATTATTATCCGGCCTTCCCCTATACCTCCTACCGGCTGATGCCGCCCAAGGCGCTGGCCGATCTTTTCGCCTATATCCGAACGCTGGCGCCCCTCGAGGGCAGGGCAAAGGACCACGAACTGCGGTTCCCCTTTAACATCCGCCGCGTCGTCGGCGGCTGGAAGCTGCTGTTCTTCGACGGAGCGTCGTTCAAGCCCGATCCGGGCAAGAGCGAGGAATGGAACCGCGGCGCCTATCTGGTGAACGGCCCGGGCCACTGTGCCGAGTGCCACTCGAACCGCAACGCGCTGGGTGCGATCGTCCAGGCGACGCGCTTCGCCGGCGGGCCCGATCCTGAGGGCAAGGGCTGGGTTCCCAACATCACCCAGGCCGAAAGCGGCTTAAGCAAATGGTCGAAGAGCGAGATTGCCGAACTCCTCAAGACCGGCCTCACGCCTAGCTTCGACAGTGTCGGCGGCACGATGGCCGCCGTGGTGCGCAACATGGCTCAGCTGTCGGATGCCGACCGGCTGGCGATGGCGGAGTATCTGAAGTCGCTGCCGGCGGTGCAGGGGCTGGTAAGGCCGGCGAAGACGGGGAGTTGA
- a CDS encoding helix-turn-helix domain-containing protein produces the protein MGIETRERVGRELESGAQVISGQLGKTIQRLRKAYNLSLSELAEQSGVAKSIISQIERNETNPTLATIWRLSQALDISIERVLSSGEEESFIDKTAKADTPILVSEDGKLRLAIIGWIKTVEWLQWYDVQSEAGGELDSEGHQRGSIESLSVTSGEFEVEVGDIIQRAKAGETLRYRCDRRHVVRCVGSQPGSALMVCILKAAVME, from the coding sequence ATGGGAATCGAGACCAGGGAGAGGGTAGGCCGGGAACTCGAATCGGGCGCCCAGGTGATTTCGGGCCAGCTCGGCAAGACGATCCAGCGCCTGCGCAAGGCCTACAACCTCTCGCTTTCGGAGCTTGCCGAACAGTCCGGCGTCGCCAAGTCGATCATCAGCCAGATCGAGCGCAATGAGACGAACCCGACTTTGGCGACGATCTGGCGCCTGTCGCAGGCGCTCGACATCTCGATCGAGCGCGTGCTCTCCAGCGGCGAGGAAGAATCCTTCATCGACAAGACGGCCAAGGCCGACACGCCGATCCTGGTTTCGGAAGACGGCAAGCTCAGGCTTGCCATCATCGGCTGGATCAAGACGGTCGAATGGCTGCAATGGTACGATGTCCAGTCGGAAGCCGGCGGCGAACTCGACTCCGAAGGGCATCAGCGCGGCTCGATCGAATCGCTCTCTGTGACGTCGGGCGAATTCGAGGTCGAGGTCGGCGACATCATCCAGCGCGCAAAAGCCGGCGAAACCCTGCGCTACCGCTGCGACCGCCGCCACGTCGTCCGCTGCGTCGGCAGCCAGCCGGGAAGCGCCCTGATGGTCTGCATCCTCAAGGCGGCGGTGATGGAGTAG
- a CDS encoding YiiG family protein encodes MSIFAVVRSLAMGAVLLAAVPTAGSAQGPAAPSASASAAGDAGLQAAIAKSNAYTALMNRTLRAIQSWERYASWVDMQKGPTGQERYITYGLYSLYDVTSEIRRAEEATGQPPELPEIDRAVSRYIKAYQELAPLITRAERYYERKDYRDDNVAEGRKLHGQLVPAAKIFLDERARLDAGMRVYKKGLDLRELAVLEQREGRSVRWQVRNIMVNARAVMDLMPSGEKPIVDIAAFGAAVSEYAGAVREMDRFKDSNPSASLLIDSQASSWLGKLRDFREKLEKTKGDVRRGAANDANWLVSSYNTMVSLSDTAIRVAR; translated from the coding sequence ATGTCGATTTTTGCCGTCGTTCGCAGCCTGGCCATGGGTGCCGTCCTCCTAGCTGCCGTGCCGACGGCCGGGTCGGCCCAGGGACCGGCCGCTCCGTCCGCCAGCGCATCGGCTGCAGGCGATGCCGGGTTGCAGGCCGCGATCGCGAAATCCAATGCCTATACGGCGCTGATGAACCGGACATTGCGGGCGATCCAGTCCTGGGAGCGCTATGCCAGCTGGGTGGACATGCAGAAGGGTCCGACCGGTCAGGAGCGATACATCACCTATGGCCTGTACAGCCTCTACGACGTGACAAGCGAAATCAGGCGCGCGGAAGAGGCCACGGGGCAGCCGCCGGAATTGCCGGAAATCGACCGCGCCGTTTCGCGCTACATCAAGGCCTATCAGGAGCTGGCGCCGCTGATCACCCGGGCCGAACGCTATTACGAGCGCAAGGACTATCGCGACGACAACGTGGCCGAGGGCCGCAAGCTGCACGGGCAGCTGGTGCCGGCCGCGAAAATCTTTCTGGACGAGCGGGCGCGGCTCGACGCAGGAATGAGGGTCTACAAGAAGGGGCTCGATCTGCGCGAACTCGCAGTGCTCGAGCAACGGGAGGGCCGTTCGGTGCGCTGGCAGGTCCGCAACATCATGGTCAATGCGCGCGCCGTGATGGACCTGATGCCGAGCGGAGAGAAGCCGATCGTCGATATCGCGGCCTTCGGGGCCGCCGTGAGCGAGTATGCCGGCGCCGTGCGGGAAATGGATCGCTTCAAGGACAGCAATCCCTCGGCGTCGTTGCTTATCGACAGCCAGGCGAGCTCATGGCTCGGCAAGCTGCGTGATTTCCGCGAGAAGCTCGAGAAAACCAAGGGCGATGTGCGGCGCGGCGCCGCCAACGACGCCAACTGGCTCGTGAGCTCCTACAACACCATGGTCTCCCTGTCGGATACCGCGATCCGCGTCGCGCGCTGA
- the puuE gene encoding allantoinase PuuE, protein MTGTEYPRDLAGYGRHAPHPHWPGEARIAVQFVINYEEGGENNVLHGDAASEAFLSEIVGAAPWPGQRHMNMESIYEYGSRAGYWRLWRMFTERNLPATVFAVASALQRYPEIVGSMQEAGWEIATHGLKWIDYRDVPAEREGADIAEAIRIQAHLAGERPLGFYQGRSSERTTPLMMAEGGFLYTADSYADDLPYWLEGPHGPQLCVPYTLDANDMRFATPQGFNAGDQFFAYLKDSFDTLYAEGETAPKMMSIGLHCRLVGRPGRAAALARFLDYVQGHDRVWIATRLDIARHWIRHHPPAGGYKPSAMPKGLFVEVYGRIWEHSPWVAEAAYDAGLTAAQDDATSLYAAMTKAMRAGSPGQQRALLLAHPDLAGKLAAAGELTPESSHEQASAGLDRLTGDERVRFTALNEAYKARFGIPFIIAVKGLSKDDIVTAFEARLKSTPEQEFETALGQVEKISLLRLRELLPSN, encoded by the coding sequence ATGACAGGCACCGAGTATCCGCGCGATCTTGCTGGCTATGGCCGGCATGCCCCCCATCCGCATTGGCCGGGCGAGGCTCGCATCGCGGTCCAGTTCGTGATCAACTACGAGGAGGGCGGCGAGAACAACGTCCTGCATGGCGACGCAGCCTCGGAGGCGTTCCTATCCGAGATCGTCGGCGCCGCGCCCTGGCCCGGCCAGCGCCACATGAACATGGAGTCGATCTACGAATACGGCTCGCGCGCCGGCTACTGGCGGCTGTGGCGCATGTTCACGGAGCGGAACCTTCCGGCCACCGTCTTCGCGGTGGCGAGCGCGCTGCAGCGCTATCCCGAGATCGTCGGGTCGATGCAGGAGGCCGGCTGGGAGATCGCCACCCATGGCCTGAAATGGATCGACTATCGCGATGTGCCCGCCGAGCGCGAAGGCGCCGACATCGCCGAGGCGATCCGCATCCAGGCGCACCTCGCCGGCGAACGCCCGCTCGGCTTCTACCAGGGCCGCAGTTCGGAACGCACCACCCCGCTGATGATGGCGGAAGGCGGCTTCCTCTACACCGCCGACAGCTATGCCGACGACCTGCCCTATTGGCTCGAGGGTCCGCACGGCCCGCAGCTCTGCGTGCCCTATACGCTCGACGCCAACGACATGCGCTTCGCCACGCCGCAGGGTTTCAATGCCGGCGACCAGTTCTTCGCCTATCTCAAGGATAGCTTCGACACGCTCTATGCCGAGGGCGAGACCGCCCCGAAGATGATGTCGATCGGCCTGCATTGCCGGCTCGTCGGCCGGCCGGGACGCGCTGCCGCGCTCGCCCGCTTCCTCGACTATGTCCAGGGCCACGATCGCGTCTGGATCGCGACCCGGCTCGACATCGCCCGCCACTGGATCCGGCATCACCCGCCCGCAGGAGGCTACAAGCCGTCCGCGATGCCCAAGGGTCTCTTCGTCGAGGTCTATGGCCGCATCTGGGAACACTCGCCCTGGGTGGCAGAGGCCGCCTACGATGCCGGCCTGACGGCAGCTCAGGACGACGCGACAAGCCTCTACGCCGCAATGACGAAGGCGATGCGGGCAGGATCGCCCGGGCAGCAGCGCGCGCTCCTGCTCGCCCATCCCGACCTTGCCGGAAAACTCGCCGCCGCAGGCGAACTCACCCCGGAATCGAGCCATGAACAGGCCTCGGCCGGGCTCGACCGGCTGACCGGCGACGAACGCGTCCGCTTCACCGCCCTGAACGAGGCCTACAAGGCCCGCTTCGGCATCCCCTTCATCATCGCCGTAAAGGGCCTGAGCAAGGACGACATCGTCACCGCCTTCGAGGCCAGGCTGAAGAGCACGCCGGAACAGGAGTTCGAAACCGCGCTGGGGCAGGTTGAGAAGATCTCGCTGCTGCGGTTGCGGGAGTTGCTTCCTTCAAACTGA
- a CDS encoding rhodanese-like domain-containing protein, with protein sequence MNDLDIDAVKAGLADDSLLVVDVREPYEFAAGRIPGSVSLPLSQFDPADLPDVPGKRIVLSCAAGIRSLRALEFAQSAGLSVDSHYAGGFKDWVMQGGPIER encoded by the coding sequence GTGAACGACCTCGATATCGATGCCGTCAAGGCAGGACTTGCCGACGATAGCCTGCTGGTCGTCGATGTGCGCGAGCCGTATGAATTCGCGGCCGGCCGTATTCCCGGTTCCGTGTCGCTGCCGCTGTCGCAATTCGACCCCGCCGATCTCCCCGACGTGCCAGGCAAGCGCATCGTCCTGTCCTGCGCAGCCGGCATCCGCTCGCTGCGTGCGCTGGAATTTGCACAGTCTGCAGGCCTGTCCGTCGACAGTCATTATGCCGGGGGCTTCAAGGACTGGGTCATGCAGGGCGGCCCGATCGAGCGCTGA
- the uraH gene encoding hydroxyisourate hydrolase, translating to MAGLSTHILDTHSGRPGAGVAVSLRRLLPDGTRELLAETQTNEDGRAALMTAEDTRPGVYEIDFAIGTYFRSRGIDLPDPAFLDRVTVRFGISDVARHYHVPLLASPFGYTTYRGS from the coding sequence ATGGCAGGACTTTCGACCCATATCCTCGACACACATAGTGGGCGGCCCGGTGCCGGCGTCGCCGTCTCGCTGCGGCGCCTGCTGCCAGACGGCACGCGCGAACTTCTGGCCGAGACGCAGACGAATGAGGATGGACGCGCCGCGCTGATGACGGCGGAGGATACGAGGCCCGGCGTCTACGAGATCGATTTCGCCATCGGCACCTATTTCCGCAGCCGAGGTATCGATCTGCCTGACCCCGCCTTCCTCGATCGCGTCACGGTCCGGTTCGGCATTTCAGACGTCGCGCGCCACTATCACGTGCCGCTTCTCGCCTCGCCCTTTGGCTACACCACCTATCGCGGCAGCTAA
- a CDS encoding GlcG/HbpS family heme-binding protein — MLTLVQAQTILTAALAHAEMAGFKPLAIAILDARGAQKAFAAQDGTSLKRGEIAHGKAHGAVAMGLGSRALHKMAIERPYFIEAATHAVGGSLVPVPGGVLIRDAAGAVFGAIGISGDTSDNDEAAALAGIAAAGLTPETGA; from the coding sequence ATGCTCACCCTCGTCCAGGCCCAGACGATCCTGACGGCCGCCCTCGCCCATGCCGAAATGGCCGGCTTCAAGCCGCTCGCCATCGCCATCCTGGACGCGCGCGGCGCGCAGAAGGCCTTCGCCGCCCAGGACGGCACCAGCCTGAAGCGCGGCGAGATCGCTCATGGCAAGGCCCATGGTGCGGTGGCGATGGGGCTCGGCTCGCGCGCGCTCCACAAAATGGCGATCGAGCGGCCCTATTTCATCGAAGCCGCGACCCATGCCGTCGGCGGCTCGCTGGTGCCGGTCCCCGGCGGCGTGCTGATCCGCGATGCCGCCGGCGCAGTGTTCGGTGCCATCGGCATCTCCGGCGACACCTCCGACAATGACGAGGCCGCCGCCCTCGCCGGCATCGCGGCGGCCGGGCTCACGCCCGAAACCGGTGCCTGA
- a CDS encoding NAD(P)/FAD-dependent oxidoreductase, giving the protein MSAEAAEGEIITTDVVIVGAGPCGLFAVFELGLLDIRAHLVDILPKVGGQCAELYPEKPIYDIPGFPIVTGQGLVDNLIEQIKPFGPTFHLNQMIEALEPTGTADAPRFRVTTDAGTVFETKCVLVAAGGGSFLPKKPPIPGIESYENSSVFYAVRKMEAFRGRDILIVGGGDSALDWTLNLQPIANRVTLMHRRDDFRAAPHSVEQMRALVASGQMDMKLGQVTGLKGDGTILEAAICRDAEGQTFEIACNTMLPFFGLTMKLGPIAAWGLNLNENLIPADTEKFETNVPGIFAIGDINTYPGKLKLILSGFHEAALAAQKVHRYVYPDKRLTFQYTTSSSSLQKKLGVA; this is encoded by the coding sequence ATGAGCGCCGAGGCCGCTGAGGGCGAGATCATCACCACCGACGTCGTGATCGTCGGCGCAGGTCCGTGCGGGCTGTTTGCGGTGTTCGAGCTCGGGCTGCTCGACATCAGGGCCCATCTCGTCGACATCCTGCCGAAGGTCGGCGGCCAATGCGCCGAGCTTTACCCCGAAAAGCCGATCTACGACATCCCTGGATTCCCGATCGTCACCGGCCAGGGCCTGGTCGACAACCTGATCGAGCAGATCAAGCCCTTCGGCCCGACCTTCCACCTCAACCAGATGATCGAGGCGCTCGAGCCGACCGGTACCGCCGATGCCCCACGTTTTCGCGTCACCACCGATGCCGGCACCGTCTTCGAGACCAAATGCGTGCTGGTCGCGGCCGGCGGCGGCTCCTTCCTGCCCAAGAAGCCCCCCATCCCCGGTATCGAATCCTACGAGAACAGCAGCGTCTTTTACGCCGTGCGCAAGATGGAGGCCTTCCGCGGCCGCGATATCCTGATCGTTGGCGGCGGCGATTCCGCGCTCGACTGGACGCTCAACCTCCAGCCCATCGCCAACCGCGTCACCCTGATGCACCGCCGCGACGATTTCCGTGCCGCTCCCCACTCCGTCGAGCAGATGCGCGCGCTGGTCGCCTCGGGCCAGATGGATATGAAGCTCGGCCAGGTCACGGGCCTGAAGGGCGACGGTACGATCCTGGAAGCCGCAATCTGTCGCGACGCCGAGGGCCAGACCTTCGAGATCGCCTGCAACACCATGCTGCCCTTCTTCGGGCTGACCATGAAGCTCGGCCCGATCGCCGCTTGGGGACTGAACCTCAACGAGAACCTGATCCCCGCCGACACCGAGAAGTTCGAGACCAACGTGCCCGGCATCTTCGCCATCGGCGACATCAACACCTATCCGGGCAAGCTCAAGCTCATCCTCTCGGGATTCCACGAGGCCGCGCTCGCCGCTCAGAAAGTCCACCGCTACGTCTATCCAGACAAGCGGCTGACCTTCCAGTACACGACATCCTCGTCCTCGCTTCAGAAGAAGCTCGGCGTCGCGTAA
- a CDS encoding xanthine dehydrogenase family protein molybdopterin-binding subunit, with protein MRPMKFGFGQPVRRVEDHRLTTGTGRYTDDTAVEGALHGFVLRSQYAHATFTIRDKDTARRMKGVKLILTGEDVAHLGDIPCKGLIKTISGEPVVPLPVPVLPTDIVRHVGEAVAFIVAETLDQARDAAEAIDIAWTALPSITGITEALDPAAPQVWPDRPGNVAFEAEQGDKAKADAAFAKADRTISITIVNNRLASNYMETRACIAEFDKADKRWTLTLGSQGSHGTRDILANSILKVDPKRIRVVTPDVGGGFGTKIFMYREYPLTMVAAEMLKRPVRWVADRTEHFLADTHGRANLATATMALDKRGKFIGLKVDLAAEMGAYLSQYGPFIPWVGTTMTPGCYNIPAVHVRFRGVLTNTTPVDAYRGAGRPEAAYLIERLVDAIAIETGKTPDAVRALNFVKPSEMPHITQTGPVYDSGEFEGHMRRAMEVADWQGFKARLKTANKAGKIRGIGMACYIEACGGGGPESSTVILEKDGMVTVLIGTQSNGQGHETAYSQLVSQHLDIPMDRIRVIQGDTDKVETGSGTGGSRSIPVGGAALNKATEILSDNLKQLASEKLEAGVGDLEIVDGAVRVVGTDKALDLAAIAALPGATSAMLRVHQSWTPPAATFPNGTHVCELEVDPQTGATEIVNYVVVDDFGVTLNPLMLMGQVHGGAAQGIGQALMEEIRFDAEGQMLTATFMDYALPRAIDIPNFHFETRNVRCVTNAIGVKGAGEAGAIGACPGVMNAMVDALNRAAGIKAIDMPATPIKVFNALKTAGYPL; from the coding sequence ATGCGTCCGATGAAATTTGGATTTGGCCAGCCGGTTCGCCGGGTCGAGGATCATCGGCTGACGACCGGCACCGGCCGCTACACCGACGACACGGCAGTCGAGGGCGCCCTGCATGGCTTCGTCCTGCGCTCGCAATATGCCCATGCGACCTTCACGATCCGCGACAAGGACACCGCCCGCCGAATGAAGGGCGTGAAACTGATCCTGACGGGCGAGGACGTCGCCCATCTCGGCGACATCCCCTGCAAGGGTCTGATCAAGACGATTTCGGGCGAACCGGTGGTGCCGCTGCCGGTTCCGGTGCTGCCGACCGACATCGTGCGGCATGTCGGCGAGGCGGTGGCGTTCATCGTCGCCGAGACGCTGGACCAGGCGCGCGACGCCGCCGAGGCGATCGACATTGCCTGGACGGCGCTGCCGTCGATCACCGGGATCACGGAGGCGCTCGATCCCGCGGCACCGCAGGTCTGGCCCGACCGCCCGGGCAATGTCGCCTTCGAGGCGGAGCAGGGCGACAAAGCCAAGGCCGATGCCGCCTTCGCCAAGGCCGACCGGACCATCTCGATCACCATCGTCAACAACCGCCTCGCCTCCAACTACATGGAGACGCGCGCCTGCATCGCGGAGTTCGACAAGGCCGACAAGCGCTGGACGTTGACGCTCGGCAGCCAGGGCAGCCACGGCACGCGCGACATCCTGGCGAACTCCATCCTCAAGGTCGACCCCAAGCGTATCCGCGTGGTGACGCCCGATGTCGGCGGCGGCTTCGGCACCAAGATCTTCATGTACCGCGAATACCCGCTGACGATGGTCGCGGCCGAGATGCTGAAGCGCCCGGTGCGCTGGGTCGCCGACCGCACGGAGCACTTCCTCGCGGATACGCATGGCCGGGCGAATCTCGCCACGGCGACGATGGCCCTGGACAAGCGTGGCAAGTTCATCGGCCTCAAGGTCGATCTGGCGGCCGAGATGGGCGCCTATCTCTCGCAGTACGGACCTTTCATTCCCTGGGTCGGCACGACGATGACGCCGGGCTGCTACAACATCCCGGCCGTGCATGTGCGCTTCCGGGGCGTCCTTACCAACACCACGCCCGTCGATGCCTATCGCGGCGCGGGTCGTCCAGAGGCGGCCTATCTGATCGAGCGGCTGGTCGACGCGATCGCGATCGAGACCGGCAAGACGCCCGATGCGGTGCGCGCGCTGAACTTCGTCAAGCCGAGCGAGATGCCGCACATCACGCAGACCGGGCCGGTCTATGATTCGGGCGAGTTCGAGGGGCATATGCGCCGCGCGATGGAGGTGGCCGACTGGCAAGGTTTCAAGGCCCGGCTCAAGACCGCCAACAAGGCCGGCAAGATCCGCGGCATCGGCATGGCCTGCTATATCGAGGCCTGCGGCGGCGGCGGACCCGAAAGCTCGACCGTGATCCTCGAAAAGGACGGCATGGTGACCGTGCTGATCGGCACGCAGTCGAACGGGCAAGGCCATGAGACGGCCTATTCGCAGCTGGTCTCGCAGCATCTCGACATCCCGATGGACCGCATCCGCGTCATCCAGGGCGATACCGACAAGGTCGAGACCGGTTCCGGCACCGGCGGCTCGCGCTCGATCCCCGTCGGCGGCGCGGCGCTGAACAAGGCGACCGAGATCCTGTCCGACAATCTCAAGCAACTGGCGTCGGAAAAGCTCGAGGCCGGCGTCGGCGATCTCGAGATCGTCGACGGCGCAGTGCGCGTCGTCGGCACCGACAAGGCGCTCGATCTCGCGGCGATCGCGGCGCTGCCGGGCGCGACATCGGCCATGCTGCGGGTGCATCAGAGCTGGACGCCGCCGGCGGCAACCTTTCCCAACGGCACCCATGTCTGCGAGCTGGAGGTCGATCCCCAAACCGGCGCGACCGAGATCGTCAACTATGTCGTGGTCGATGATTTCGGCGTGACGCTCAATCCGCTGATGCTGATGGGCCAGGTCCATGGCGGCGCGGCGCAGGGTATCGGCCAGGCGCTGATGGAGGAGATCCGTTTCGACGCGGAAGGCCAGATGCTGACCGCGACCTTCATGGACTACGCCCTGCCGCGCGCGATCGACATCCCCAACTTCCATTTCGAGACGCGCAATGTCCGCTGCGTCACCAACGCCATCGGCGTGAAGGGGGCGGGCGAGGCCGGCGCGATCGGGGCTTGTCCCGGCGTGATGAACGCGATGGTCGATGCGCTGAACCGGGCCGCAGGCATCAAGGCGATCGACATGCCGGCGACCCCGATCAAGGTGTTCAATGCGTTGAAGACGGCGGGCTATCCGCTCTGA
- the lysM gene encoding peptidoglycan-binding protein LysM, translating to MGLFSFIKEAGAKIFGGSAKAATADDLQKELAGHGLPSDVSISIDGDKVKVSGKAVSTEEAEKIILALGNTAGVAAVESDLAVTKEAAAAVFYTVKKGDTLWKIAEEHYGKGQGAKYTEIVKANTPPVKNPDLILPGWVLRIPPKA from the coding sequence ATGGGTTTGTTCAGTTTCATCAAGGAAGCGGGCGCCAAGATCTTCGGCGGTTCGGCGAAGGCCGCAACGGCCGACGATCTGCAGAAGGAACTCGCCGGCCACGGGCTGCCGTCGGACGTTTCGATTTCGATCGACGGCGACAAGGTCAAGGTCTCGGGCAAGGCCGTCTCGACGGAGGAGGCCGAGAAGATCATCCTCGCGCTCGGTAACACGGCTGGCGTCGCTGCCGTCGAATCCGATCTCGCCGTGACCAAGGAGGCGGCTGCGGCGGTGTTCTACACGGTGAAGAAGGGCGATACGCTCTGGAAGATCGCCGAAGAGCATTACGGCAAGGGCCAGGGCGCTAAATACACCGAGATCGTCAAGGCCAACACGCCGCCGGTGAAGAATCCCGACCTGATCCTGCCCGGCTGGGTGCTGCGGATTCCGCCGAAGGCCTGA